Within the Mucilaginibacter sp. CSA2-8R genome, the region ATTGCATGGGGAACGCTTATTAAGCAAATTGCTGACGGCGATAAAAGCCGGACCGGCAATTAAGCACTTTTTAGCAGCATAAATAAGTACAGCTTATGATTAGGCTGTTTGCCTGCACAAACAAGTCAATGTTACTTTAACATAAAAGCAAAAGAGAGAGGCTCCTCATGAACATCTCTCTTTTGCCTTATAATTGAGTTTTATTATCTAAAACTTAGCAGGTCGATAGTAAACACCAAAACTGCATTTCCTGGTATAGTTCCCCGTCCTGATGGTCCGTAAGCCAATGCAGAAGGTATCATTAGTTTGATACGGCCTCCTTGATTTATTTTGGGCACACCTATTTGCCAACCTTGTATAACACCATCTAACGTGAAGTTAGAAAGCGTACCACTATCAAACACACCACCGGTAATAAACTCGCCTTTATAATTTACATTATAAACTGAGCTTAATGTTGGGTATGAACCAGTACCCGGAGTTACAATTTGGTAATAAACCCCCGATGGATCTTTTATTGCTGTTATTTTGTTAGCAGAAATATAAGCTTGTATTTGGGCATCGTCGGCCGCTGCTTGTTCGGCAGCAGTTTTTGCAGAATTATCTTTTTTGCACGCCGTTACACACAAAACCAGCATGCTGCACAATAACATTAATTTTTTCATGAATTATCTATACGGTTGTTTTAATATTAAGCTCTTTCATCTGCGCGTCAGCAATTATTGAAGGCGAATCAATCATTACATCACGACCTGAGTTGTTTTTAGGGAAAGCGATAACATCACGGATCGAATCTAAACCGGCAAAAATAGAGCAAAGCCTATCGAAACCTAAAGCAATACCACCATGCGGAGGGGCGCCAAATTCAAAGGCATCCATTAAAAAGCCAAACTGCTTTTGTGCTTCTTCGGCGCTAAAACCTAAATGCTTAAACATTAAAGCCTGCAAACTGCGGTCGTAAATACGGATAGAACCGCCACCAACTTCGATACCATTAATTACCATGTCATAGGCATTGGCCCGTACCGCTCCCGGATCGCTATCTAACTGGGCGATGTCCTCAGGTTTAGGCGATGTGAACGGATGGTGCATAGCATGCCAGCGGCCCGACTCTTCGTCAAACTCTAAAAGCGGGAAGTCGAGCACCCATAGCGGCGCGAAAACATCTTTGCTGCGCAGGCCTAAACGACTGCCCATCTCTAAACGCAATTCGTTAAGCTGCTTGCGAACCTTGTCGGTATTACCGGCTAGTATGAGCACTAAATCGCCAGGCTGGGTGTTAAACGCAGCCGACCACTTTTGCAGTTCTTCTTCGTTATAAAACTTATCAACAGATGACTTTAAGCTACCATCATCATTATGACGCATATAGATTAAACCGGTAGCGCCAATTTGCGGGCGTTTTAACCAGTCGGTTAGTTCGTCTAACTGCTTACGGGTGTAGTTGGCAGCACCTTTGGCGTTGATACCCACTACCAGTTCGGCATTATCAAACACACCAAAGTTTTTGCCTTTAACAATATCATTCAGTTCAACAAACTGCATCCCGAAACGGATATCAGGTTTATCCGAACCATATAAACGCATGGCATCAGCATACTGCATACGCGGGAAAGTATCCAGCTCAATGCCTTTAATATTTTTAAACAGATGACGGGCAAGTCCTTCAAAAATGTTCAGGATATCTTCCTGCTCAATGAACGACATTTCGCAGTCGATTTGTGTAAATTCCGGCTGACGGTCGGCACGTAAATCTTCGTCCCTGAAACATTTTACAATCTGGAAGTAACGGTCAAAGCCACTGACCATCAGTAACTGCTTAAAGGTTTGTGGCGATTGTGGCAAGGCATAAAACTCACCTGGGTTCATGCGGCTCGGCACCACAAAGTCACGGGCACCTTCGGGTGTAGATTTAATCAGCACCGGTGTTTCTACCTCCATAAAATCCAAACCGTCCAGGTAACGGCGTATCTCCTGGGCCATTTTATGGCGCAGCATCAGATTATTACGTATAGGGTTACGGCGTAAGTCAAGGTAACGGTATTTAGCGCGCAGTTCCTCGCCGCCATCGGTCACATCCTCAATAATAAAAGGTGGTATCTTAGCTTCGTTTAGCACCTCTAAACCTTCAACAGCAATTTCAATTTCTCCAGTTGGGATTTTAAGATTCTTGCTGGTGCGCTCCAGTACTTTGCCGCTTACTTTAATTACAAATTCGCGACCAAGGTTACGCCCGGCTTCGCGCAAGGTTGCATCGGTGTCAGCGTTTAGCACCAACTGAGTAATTCCGTAGCGGTCGCGTACATCAATAAATGTAGTACCACCCAAATCGCGCGATTTTTGTACCCATCCGCAAAGGGTTACTGTTTTATCTAAATCATTGAGATTTAACTCGCCACAAGTATGAGTTCTAAGCATATCACCAAATATATAAAGTTTGCAAAAGTACTTTTTACATTTTGATTTTTTC harbors:
- a CDS encoding FKBP-type peptidyl-prolyl cis-trans isomerase, coding for MKKLMLLCSMLVLCVTACKKDNSAKTAAEQAAADDAQIQAYISANKITAIKDPSGVYYQIVTPGTGSYPTLSSVYNVNYKGEFITGGVFDSGTLSNFTLDGVIQGWQIGVPKINQGGRIKLMIPSALAYGPSGRGTIPGNAVLVFTIDLLSFR
- the aspS gene encoding aspartate--tRNA ligase, translated to MLRTHTCGELNLNDLDKTVTLCGWVQKSRDLGGTTFIDVRDRYGITQLVLNADTDATLREAGRNLGREFVIKVSGKVLERTSKNLKIPTGEIEIAVEGLEVLNEAKIPPFIIEDVTDGGEELRAKYRYLDLRRNPIRNNLMLRHKMAQEIRRYLDGLDFMEVETPVLIKSTPEGARDFVVPSRMNPGEFYALPQSPQTFKQLLMVSGFDRYFQIVKCFRDEDLRADRQPEFTQIDCEMSFIEQEDILNIFEGLARHLFKNIKGIELDTFPRMQYADAMRLYGSDKPDIRFGMQFVELNDIVKGKNFGVFDNAELVVGINAKGAANYTRKQLDELTDWLKRPQIGATGLIYMRHNDDGSLKSSVDKFYNEEELQKWSAAFNTQPGDLVLILAGNTDKVRKQLNELRLEMGSRLGLRSKDVFAPLWVLDFPLLEFDEESGRWHAMHHPFTSPKPEDIAQLDSDPGAVRANAYDMVINGIEVGGGSIRIYDRSLQALMFKHLGFSAEEAQKQFGFLMDAFEFGAPPHGGIALGFDRLCSIFAGLDSIRDVIAFPKNNSGRDVMIDSPSIIADAQMKELNIKTTV